In Dysgonomonadaceae bacterium zrk40, one genomic interval encodes:
- a CDS encoding ATP-binding protein, with the protein MYIGKLGDGSAYDDGVYVLLKEVLDNSIDEYMMGFGKTIEIILNDKQVTVRDHGRGVPLGKVKDVCSKMNTGAKYDSKAFKKSVGLNGVGIKAVNALSSDFFMVSYREGQAKEVFFNNGILLKESEVIPVDQPNGTRVEFTPDPEIFGEYHYREEHIEPLLKNYVFLNTGLTILFNGKKFFSKNGLEDLLNENLTSEELYPIIHLHGEDIEVAITHTTQYGEEYYSFVNGQHTSQGGTHLTAFREAAARVIKEFYNRNFEYSDIRNGIVAAISIKVEEPVFESQTKTKLGSKEMTPGGVSVSKHINDFLKKELDNYLHKHADAVEILQKKILDSEKERKAIAGVTKLARERAKKANLHNKKLRDCRIHYNDAKGDQQEKSSIFITEGDSASGSITKSRDPNYQAVFSLRGKPLNSFGLTKKIVYENEEFNLLQAALNIEESMDDLRYNKVIIATDADTDGMHIRLLLLTFFLQFFPDLIKKGHVYILQTPLFRVRNKKKTLYCYTEEERLSAIDELGPNPEITRFKGLGEISPDEFRHFIGEEIRLDRVTMRKEDLLKELLEFYMGKNTPERQNFIIDNLVIEEEGVA; encoded by the coding sequence ATGTATATCGGTAAGCTGGGTGATGGCAGCGCCTACGACGATGGTGTCTACGTGTTGCTCAAGGAGGTGCTCGACAACTCCATCGATGAGTACATGATGGGCTTTGGAAAGACCATTGAAATAATCCTCAACGACAAGCAGGTGACTGTGCGTGACCATGGTCGCGGTGTGCCATTGGGCAAGGTGAAGGATGTCTGCTCCAAGATGAACACGGGTGCCAAATATGACTCAAAAGCTTTTAAGAAATCGGTGGGATTGAACGGAGTGGGTATTAAGGCGGTGAACGCCCTCTCATCCGACTTCTTCATGGTGAGCTACCGTGAGGGACAGGCAAAAGAGGTTTTTTTCAACAACGGTATCCTTTTGAAGGAGAGCGAAGTCATACCCGTCGATCAGCCAAACGGTACCAGGGTGGAGTTTACGCCCGACCCTGAGATCTTCGGTGAATATCACTACCGTGAGGAGCACATTGAACCACTGCTGAAGAACTATGTCTTCCTCAACACAGGCCTTACCATCCTCTTCAACGGAAAAAAGTTTTTCTCGAAGAACGGGTTGGAAGATCTGCTCAACGAGAACCTGACATCCGAAGAGCTCTACCCCATCATTCACCTGCATGGCGAAGATATTGAGGTAGCCATCACTCACACCACCCAGTATGGCGAGGAGTATTACTCCTTCGTGAACGGGCAGCATACCTCACAGGGGGGTACCCACCTTACCGCTTTCCGTGAAGCCGCGGCTCGTGTCATCAAAGAGTTCTACAACCGTAACTTTGAATATTCAGACATCCGCAACGGTATCGTAGCGGCCATAAGCATCAAGGTGGAGGAGCCTGTATTTGAATCGCAGACCAAGACCAAGCTGGGGTCTAAAGAGATGACTCCCGGAGGGGTGTCGGTGAGCAAGCATATCAACGACTTCCTGAAAAAAGAGCTCGACAACTACCTTCACAAGCATGCCGATGCAGTAGAGATACTCCAGAAAAAGATCCTCGACTCGGAGAAGGAGCGTAAAGCCATTGCAGGAGTCACTAAGCTGGCACGTGAGCGAGCCAAGAAGGCCAACCTGCACAACAAGAAATTGCGGGACTGCCGCATCCACTATAACGATGCAAAGGGTGACCAGCAGGAGAAGAGCAGTATCTTCATCACCGAGGGAGATTCGGCCAGCGGCTCCATCACCAAGAGCCGTGATCCCAATTACCAGGCGGTCTTTAGCCTCCGTGGCAAGCCGCTCAACAGCTTTGGACTCACCAAGAAGATCGTTTACGAAAATGAGGAGTTCAACCTGCTGCAGGCAGCCCTCAACATCGAGGAGAGCATGGACGATCTGCGCTACAACAAGGTGATCATCGCTACCGATGCCGATACCGACGGCATGCATATTCGCCTGCTGTTACTCACCTTCTTCCTGCAGTTTTTCCCCGACCTGATCAAGAAGGGACATGTCTACATCCTGCAGACTCCCCTTTTCCGTGTACGCAACAAGAAGAAGACGCTATACTGCTATACCGAGGAGGAGCGGTTAAGCGCAATCGACGAGCTGGGACCCAATCCGGAAATCACCCGCTTCAAGGGACTGGGTGAGATCTCGCCCGATGAGTTTCGTCATTTCATTGGTGAGGAGATACGTCTCGACCGGGTTACCATGCGCAAGGAGGACCTGCTCAAGGAGCTGCTCGAGTTTTACATGGGCAAGAATACCCCGGAACGACAGAACTTTATCATCGACAACCTGGTGATTGAAGAGGAGGGGGTTGCATAA
- the coaD gene encoding pantetheine-phosphate adenylyltransferase, producing the protein METIDKRIALFPGTFDPFTIGHESLVRRGLQLMDEIVIAIGVNESKKSYFTLEERLEMIRDLYRDEPRVRVESYESLTIDFARETRAGFILRGIRSVFDFEYEKTIADMNRTISGIETFLLFTEPALTHVSSTQVRELLRYGHDVRFFIPKGMKLKPKP; encoded by the coding sequence ATGGAGACAATCGACAAGCGAATAGCACTTTTCCCGGGTACATTTGATCCTTTCACCATCGGACACGAATCGCTGGTTCGGAGGGGTTTGCAGCTGATGGATGAGATTGTGATAGCCATCGGTGTCAACGAATCGAAGAAATCATACTTCACACTCGAAGAGCGGCTGGAGATGATTCGTGATCTTTATCGTGATGAACCTCGCGTACGGGTGGAGAGCTACGAATCGCTTACCATTGATTTTGCCCGTGAGACCCGTGCAGGCTTCATCTTGCGGGGCATCCGTTCGGTGTTCGACTTCGAGTATGAAAAAACCATTGCCGACATGAACCGAACCATTTCGGGAATCGAAACGTTTCTATTATTCACCGAGCCCGCACTCACGCATGTCAGCTCCACCCAGGTGAGAGAGCTGCTACGCTACGGACATGACGTGCGTTTCTTCATCCCA